From Columba livia isolate bColLiv1 breed racing homer chromosome 7, bColLiv1.pat.W.v2, whole genome shotgun sequence, one genomic window encodes:
- the NDUFA10 gene encoding NADH dehydrogenase [ubiquinone] 1 alpha subcomplex subunit 10, mitochondrial, whose translation MSLSLAKLGPAAAAAARGRLGSAVVPAARIHISSKQNLQYGWLAYMLGDRATKRFTEHSKIFTVEGNLSSGKGKLAKQIAEKLGMKYFPEADIHYIDRITGDGTLLPEKFNGFCNLERFYNDPKCSDGHSYRLQAWLFGNRVLQYADALEHLLATGQGVVMERSPYSDFVFLDAMFKQGYIHKRCVDHYNEIKEISICEFLPPHLVIYIDVPVPEVQKRIQEKGEPYEKKVSASYLQNIEDAYKKTFLPEISETSELLQYTANEAEDVERVIEDIEYLKFDKGPWLEQDDVSFHHLRLYVQDKGGVLDPAAIPRFIPEITIGGSEYDKIYYDYRSLPGRNFKQGYNADVGDKWIWLK comes from the exons ATGTCCTTGTCGCTGGCCAAGCTCGGCccggccgcggccgccgccgctcgGGGCCGCCTGGGAAGCGCTGTGGTGCCGGCG gcaAGAATTCATATCAGCTCCAAGCAGAATTTGCAATATGGTTGGCTGGCTTACATGTTGGGAGACAGAGCTACAAAAAGGTTCACTGAACACAGCAAAATCTTTACAGTGGAGGGAAACTTATCTTCTGGGAAGGGCAAGCTTGCAAAACAAATAGCAGAAAAACTAG gaaTGAAATATTTCCCAGAAGCAGACATCCATTACATAGATAGAATCACAGGAGATGGAACGTTGCTGCCTGAGAAATTTAATGGCTTCTGTAACCTAGAGAGATTCTACAATGATCCAAAATGCTCTGACGGACACTCTTACCGACTGCAAGCTTGGCTGTTTGGTAACCGTGTTTTACAGTATGCTGATGCGTTGGAGCATCTGCTGGCCACAG GACAAGGTGTGGTGATGGAACGCTCTCCCTACAGCGACTTTGTATTTCTGGATGCAATGTTTAAACAAGGCTATATTCACAAGCGAT GTGTTGATCACTACAACGAGATCAAAGAGATCAGCATTTGTGAGTTCCTGCCACCTCACTTGGTGATTTATATAGATGTACCTGTCCCAGAAGTGCAGAAGAGGATTCAAGAGAAAGGCGAG ccGTATGAGAAAAAGGTGTCTGCTTCGTATCTCCAGAACATTGAGGATGCTTACAAGAAAACCTTCTTACCAGAGATCAG TGAAACCAGTGAACTTCTGCAGTACACAGCAAACGAGGCAGAGGATGTGGAGAGG GTAATTGAAGACATTGAGTACCTGAAGTTTGACAAGGGGCCGTGGCTGGAGCAGgatgatgtttctttccatcATTTGAGACTTTA TGTTCAGGATAAAGGTGGAGTGCTGGATCCTGCAGCCATCCCTCGCTTCATTCCAGAGATCACAATTGGAGGAAGTGAATATGATAAAATCTACTATGATTATCGATCG